Within Dermacentor albipictus isolate Rhodes 1998 colony chromosome 3, USDA_Dalb.pri_finalv2, whole genome shotgun sequence, the genomic segment TAAGCTGACTGAGCTGCCGAAATCCTTGGTCGCTCGATGGGAGGAGCGTGGACTGGAAATAAGTTTCGCGTGGACACGTTTAGCACAGCTTAGAAATGGGAATTCAAGCCGCTGCTTTTCGACAAACTGCATAGGTCCGCCTGTCGAAGGGAGCGTCCTCTTGTAGCCCGTCAACCAGATGATTAGAGCTCGCCACGCCGTCAACGAAAGGAGCCAGCATGTCCCTCCCGATATCGCAGCTACACAAGGGTCCACTGTTGCCGCCGCGAGACCTGCGGAGTCTGGACTGGAAGCTTGCCGGCAACGTGCCATTCATCACGACAGTAATTCTGTGTTACATATACGTCGTCAAGTTCGTCGGGCCCAGGTTCATGAAGGGCAGAGAGCCTTTCAAATGCCTGCGGCCTCTCATCATGATCCACAACGCAGCCATGATCTTAGTCAACGTGTACTTCTTGGTCGCTATCGGATCCCGTACTCACTTCGGCGGCGGCACCAGCTTCTTTTGTCAGGGGCTCGATCGCAGTGGTTCCGTCAACAGCTTCGAAGTTGCAGATCTTCTCTGGTGGTACTTAATGGTTCGTATAATCGACTTCCTGGACACTGTGTTCTTCGTGCTCCGCAAGAAGGACTCGCACGTTTCTGTGCTACACGTCGGCCACCACGTCCTGGTCGTCTTCACTGGCTGGTTCGGCATAACCTACGGGCCTGACGGTCAGGCCTTGCTCATGGTTCATGTGAACACATTTGTGCACGTCGTGATGTACACCTACTACTTCTTGACGCTGCTGGGACCACGTTTCCAGCGCTACCTTTGGTGGAAGCGTTACTTGACTCAGCTTCAGATCGCCCAGTTCATCTTCATGCTGATGCACGCGCCAATACCCTTGTTCGTCGACTGCGGCTATCCTTTGGCGCACGTGCTTGTCATCATGAGTCAAGTGGCTTTCTACTTTTTCATGTTTCTGCGCTTTTACGTGCAATCCTACCGGAAACGCTTGAAGAGTGCCTGAGTTATCCTCCCCGGTTCTATCGCGCGTGCTGCGACCAGTACCACCACTATAGCTGTCCTTGTTctatctcctttttttttaaaatcacgTTATGGCCCCACATTGTTGTGTGCGTTTCGGTCTCTGTGAGCTCGGACATGGACATTTACGATATTAAAGTACACTTGACAGAAAGTGCCGTGAAATAGCTTTGCATGAGAACATGCTGAGTGGCAGCATATGCTCGGCGTACGACCCTTGAAAAATTGAGCTGTTCCAAAGCTAGGTGACAGCGGTTGACACGAATGCCTCGCCCATTCTTGAACGTCCAAGGTCTCAAGCTGGAGCATTCCGTTGCTCATAAAATGCATTCCTTGCTGCCATCTCCGTAGCAACCAACGATGCATCCACTTTTCAAAAATATGTCATGAGCTCACGGATGGTCGGTTTGCCAACGCATCAACACAAGAGTGTGCAGGCTACCAGGCTTTGAATTTCCGGATGCTGGGATAAGGATGCGGTAGAGCTCTAGTTCAGTAAGCGGTCTGCGCAAGTGGGTTTCTCAG encodes:
- the LOC135905523 gene encoding very long chain fatty acid elongase AAEL008004-like, with product MSLPISQLHKGPLLPPRDLRSLDWKLAGNVPFITTVILCYIYVVKFVGPRFMKGREPFKCLRPLIMIHNAAMILVNVYFLVAIGSRTHFGGGTSFFCQGLDRSGSVNSFEVADLLWWYLMVRIIDFLDTVFFVLRKKDSHVSVLHVGHHVLVVFTGWFGITYGPDGQALLMVHVNTFVHVVMYTYYFLTLLGPRFQRYLWWKRYLTQLQIAQFIFMLMHAPIPLFVDCGYPLAHVLVIMSQVAFYFFMFLRFYVQSYRKRLKSA